The following is a genomic window from Pseudomonas sp. FP2335.
ACTTGGTGAACGGGATCAGTTGGTTCATGTAGGTATCCACCCCTTGGATGCGCTCGCCCACGTTGGATTTGGGCACGAACACCACATCACCGCGTTGCAGGTGCACGGGTTTGCGCCCGTTGGGGCCGGTGTTGAGCAACTGGCTGAAGTCCAGGAAGTACGCGCGATAGGCGCCCTGGGCGTCTTCGCGCAGCAACGCGACCATGCTCGCATTGCCCGCCGGGCTGACCCCGCCGGCGCCGAGGATGGCCTGTTCGAGGGTGTTGGCCGTGGCGATCTGCACCGCCGTCGGGTTGTTCACCGCACCGCCGACGATCACCGAGTTGCCCGGTGCCTGGTTGATGTTCACCGTCACCCGTGGCTCGCGATAGGTCTGCGCGAGCTTGCCGGTCAGTTCGGTGGCGAGTTCCGAAGGCTGGCGCCCGGCGACATGGATCGGCCCCAGGAACGGGTAGTTGATCTTGCCGTCGGTCTGCACCGTGTACAGCGTCAGCTCATAGATGGTGCTGACGTTGAACGCCGACAGCGTCGGCATCTCGCCGGCATCGCGGACGATGCGCAACTGATCGCCGACGCGGATGCGCTCCACCGCCGGCGGTAATTGCGCAAGCTGTTCGAGGGCGCGTTTGCCGTCCTCGACCGCCTTGCTGTCTGGCGCGACGATGCGTGCCGGTGTATTGCAGGCGGCCAGGGCCAGCATGGCCAGGGCGAGCACGGTTCGTTTCATCACGGGGGACTTCCTCTGGGTCATGCTGCTCACCTCCAATAACCGGGAAACATGCTGATGCGCCGCTTGAGGGCGAGGGGCAGACGGCGTTCCAGGTGGCCCAGGCGGTAGCCGAGCAACTTGAAGGCGCTGCGCACCAGAACTTCGGGGACGCGGTGCAAGGCGCCTGCCTTGCGCAACGCGGCAAGCTCGGCGAGCACGTAGCGCTTGCCTTCGCCCCCGGCGTCGCCAAAGGCTTGCTTGATCCATGGCTCGCGGCCGTAGAACACACCAATGTCGAAGTAGCGATGAAACTCATCCATGAGTTTGTAATCGTGGGAGTGATGCACCAGCGCCGTGGCGGCGTAGCGCACCTTGTAGCCGTCGAGCAGCATGCGGGCGGCGACGAAGGCGTCTTCGCTGCCGATCACGTCCCTGGGAAAACCACCCACCGCCTCCAGCGCACTGCGCCGGTACACGGAAAACGAGTCGGAGCTGAAGCAGGTCTTGATCCCCAACTCCGGCGCATCGGCCAGGCTTTTGCTGCGGCTCTGCGCGGGGTAGTTGAAGTGCCGTGACTGTGCGCCCAGCACCCCGGCGTCGGGGTGTGGCAACTGGCGACCGTAGGCCACGCCGTTGAGCGGGTCTTGTTGCAGCTCGTCGAGCAGGTTGGCGAAGGTTTCAGGGGCGGCGGGGATGGCGTCCTGGGTCATCATGATCAAGGCGTCGCCGTCCACTTGCGCGCTGGCCCAGCGCCGCGTGCCGCCGTGGTTGAAGTCGCGGGCGTCGATCACTTCGACCCGTGCGCCGAACGCACGAAAGCGTGCCACGGTGTCATCGCTGGAGGCGCTGTCCACCACCAGCATCTCGTCCGGTTGCAGGGTTTGCATGGCCAGCGCCGGCAGCAGCCGCGTCAGGTGGCTGGAGGCGTTGCGGGTCGGGATGATCAGTGACGTGCGCATATCATTTTTTCACCTCGGCCGGTGCGCGCCCGTAGATGTCGTCGAAACGCACGATGTCGTCCTCGCCCAGGTACTCGCCGCTCTGCACCTCGATCATCACCAGGTCGATGATGCCGGGGTTGGTCAGTCGGTGTTTGTGCCCGGCAGGGATGTAGGTGGACTCGTTGGCGTTGATCAGGAATTCACGCTCGCCATTGGTGATCTGCGCCGCGCCGCTGACCACCACCCAGTGTTCGCTGCGGTGGTGGTGCATCTGCAACGACAGCGACGCCTGGGGCTTGACCACGATGCGCTTGATCTTGAAGCGGCTGCTTTCCTCCAGCACGGTGTAGGTGCCCCACGGCCGGGTGACGGTGCGGTGCAGGCTGTATGCCGGATGGTTCTGGCGCTTGAGCTCGGCGACGATGTAGCGCACGTCCTGGCTGCGGTGGGCGTCGGCGATCAGCAACGCATCGGGGGTGTCGACGATGATCAGGTCACGCACGCCGACCGCGCCGAGCACGCGCTTGGGCGAGTCGATGTAGCAGTTATGCACGTCGTGCAAGATCGCTTCGCCATTGACCTGGTTGCCATGGGCATCGCTGGGGGTGAGCTGGCGCAGGGCTTCCCACGAGCCGATGTCGCTCCAGCCGATGTCGCAGGGCACCACCGCGACTTTGCGGGATTTCTCCATCAGGGCCACGTCGATGGAAATGTCCGGCGCGCTGCCGAATGCCTGTGCCTCCAGTTCGCGTTGGCGCGAGGTTTTGTTTTGCAGGCTCTGGCTGTGTTCCAGCGCAGCGCTGGCGGCGCTGAGCACGTCCGGCGCGTGGGTGCTGAGTTCGTCCACCAGGGTGCTGGCCTTGAAGCAGAACATGCCGGCGTTCCACAGGTGCTTGCCGCCGTCGAGGTAGCCTTGGGCGGTGGCCAGGTCGGGCTTTTCGACGAAGCGCTTGACCCGGAAGCCGGTGTCCAGCGCGTCGCCTTGTTCGATGTAGCCGAAGCCGGTTTCCGGGTGGTCGGGCTGGATGCCGAAGGTCACCAGGTAGCCGGCTTCGGCCAGGTCGCGGGCCTGGGTCACGGCAGCGGCAAACGCCACTTCGTTGAGGATCAAGTGGTCGGCGGGCATTACCAGCAACTGCGCGGCATCGCCAAAATGCTCCTGCACATGCAGCGCCGCCACCGCGATGGCCGCAGCCGTATTGCGCCCGAACGGCTCAAGCAACAGGTCCAGGGGCAGGTGGGCCTTGTTCACCCCACGGTAGTCGTCGAGGGTGCGAAACAGCAGGTCGCGGTTGGTCACCGTCAATACGCTTTCCACGCCGGGCAGTTTGGCGGCGCGCTGGAAGGTCTTTTGCAACAGGCTCTGGCCGTCACGCATGCGCATGAAGGGCTTGGGCATGTTCTGCCGCGACACTGGCCACAGCCGCGTACCCGAACCACCGGAAATGATGCAGGGGATTAATCCGTTGAGGGCATTCATCAATAGACTTCCTTGGTGGAAAGAACGGCCGGGACCGTCATGAAGACGATGTACAGGTCAAACCACACCGACCATTTGGAGATGTACTCCAGGTCATATTCGACACGTTTCTGGATCTTGAAGAGGGTATCGGTTTCACCCCGGTAGCCGTTGATCTGCGCCCAGCCGGTGATCCCCGGCTTGACCCGGTGGCGTGAACTGTATTCGCTCACCGCCACTTCGAACGGCACCCCGGCGGCTTTGGTGGCGGTGGCGTGGGGACGCGGGCCGACCATCGACATGTTGCCCAGCAGCACGTTGAACAGCTGCGGCAGCTCGTCGATGCTGGTCTTGCGGATGATCCGGCCGACGCGCGTGATGCGCGGGTCTTCGCGGGTGGTCTGGCGTTCGGCGGTGAAGTCGCTCTGGTCGGTGAACATCGAGCGGAACTTGAACACGCGGATCTCGTTGTCGTTATAGCCATAGCGGTTCTGGCGGAACAGCACCGGGCCCTTGGAGTCGAGCTTGATTGCAATCGCCGTCGCGACCATCACCGGCGACAGGCACACCAGCGCCAGGCTGGCCAGCAGCAGGTCTTCCAGGCGCTTGATGACAGGCGACCAGCCGCGCAGTGGCAACTGCGAGGTGTTGAACATCAGGATGCCGCCCACGTCGGTAATCTTGCTGTGCCCGTAGCGCAGGGCGGCCATGTCCGGCACCAGCATCACGTTCACCGACATCTGCCGCAGGCGGTTGACCAGCCCGTGGATACGCTGCTCGGCGGCCCACGGCAGGCAGATCATGACTTGGTTGACCTGCTCGGCACGGATCAGGTTTTCCAGGTCACGGGTGTTGCCCAGCAAAGGCAGGTTGCTCAGCTCCTTGGGGATGCGCTCGGTGCGGTCGTCGATAAAACCGATCAGGCCAGATCGGATGTCGCCGTTGCGTTGCAGGTGGTCGGCGACGTGCACGGCAGTGTCGGTAAAGCCCAGGATCACCGTGCGTTGCAGGTATTTGCCCTTGCGCATCAGGTTGCGATACAGGCGCAGCATCATCAGGCGTTCCAGGCAGAACAGGCCCAGGCTGATGATGTACCACGCCAGCAGATTGCGTGGGGTCAATTGGGGGAACATCTGCAGGATCTGGTACATGAACAGCAGGATGCAGAACGCGGCCGACCAGGCTTT
Proteins encoded in this region:
- a CDS encoding polysaccharide biosynthesis/export family protein; the encoded protein is MKRTVLALAMLALAACNTPARIVAPDSKAVEDGKRALEQLAQLPPAVERIRVGDQLRIVRDAGEMPTLSAFNVSTIYELTLYTVQTDGKINYPFLGPIHVAGRQPSELATELTGKLAQTYREPRVTVNINQAPGNSVIVGGAVNNPTAVQIATANTLEQAILGAGGVSPAGNASMVALLREDAQGAYRAYFLDFSQLLNTGPNGRKPVHLQRGDVVFVPKSNVGERIQGVDTYMNQLIPFTKSIGVGYNYTRTSGGNN
- a CDS encoding glycosyltransferase family 2 protein; the encoded protein is MRTSLIIPTRNASSHLTRLLPALAMQTLQPDEMLVVDSASSDDTVARFRAFGARVEVIDARDFNHGGTRRWASAQVDGDALIMMTQDAIPAAPETFANLLDELQQDPLNGVAYGRQLPHPDAGVLGAQSRHFNYPAQSRSKSLADAPELGIKTCFSSDSFSVYRRSALEAVGGFPRDVIGSEDAFVAARMLLDGYKVRYAATALVHHSHDYKLMDEFHRYFDIGVFYGREPWIKQAFGDAGGEGKRYVLAELAALRKAGALHRVPEVLVRSAFKLLGYRLGHLERRLPLALKRRISMFPGYWR
- a CDS encoding mannose-1-phosphate guanylyltransferase/mannose-6-phosphate isomerase is translated as MNALNGLIPCIISGGSGTRLWPVSRQNMPKPFMRMRDGQSLLQKTFQRAAKLPGVESVLTVTNRDLLFRTLDDYRGVNKAHLPLDLLLEPFGRNTAAAIAVAALHVQEHFGDAAQLLVMPADHLILNEVAFAAAVTQARDLAEAGYLVTFGIQPDHPETGFGYIEQGDALDTGFRVKRFVEKPDLATAQGYLDGGKHLWNAGMFCFKASTLVDELSTHAPDVLSAASAALEHSQSLQNKTSRQRELEAQAFGSAPDISIDVALMEKSRKVAVVPCDIGWSDIGSWEALRQLTPSDAHGNQVNGEAILHDVHNCYIDSPKRVLGAVGVRDLIIVDTPDALLIADAHRSQDVRYIVAELKRQNHPAYSLHRTVTRPWGTYTVLEESSRFKIKRIVVKPQASLSLQMHHHRSEHWVVVSGAAQITNGEREFLINANESTYIPAGHKHRLTNPGIIDLVMIEVQSGEYLGEDDIVRFDDIYGRAPAEVKK
- a CDS encoding undecaprenyl-phosphate glucose phosphotransferase, whose translation is MRKKSRVDSLFLTRAGFVEFFVVFVKFIHGLSAILPPLVLVLFLDPMDPQLRPHFIGLLVFFAVLTIILFQALGIYSEELFSNRLRLKTKIKAWSAAFCILLFMYQILQMFPQLTPRNLLAWYIISLGLFCLERLMMLRLYRNLMRKGKYLQRTVILGFTDTAVHVADHLQRNGDIRSGLIGFIDDRTERIPKELSNLPLLGNTRDLENLIRAEQVNQVMICLPWAAEQRIHGLVNRLRQMSVNVMLVPDMAALRYGHSKITDVGGILMFNTSQLPLRGWSPVIKRLEDLLLASLALVCLSPVMVATAIAIKLDSKGPVLFRQNRYGYNDNEIRVFKFRSMFTDQSDFTAERQTTREDPRITRVGRIIRKTSIDELPQLFNVLLGNMSMVGPRPHATATKAAGVPFEVAVSEYSSRHRVKPGITGWAQINGYRGETDTLFKIQKRVEYDLEYISKWSVWFDLYIVFMTVPAVLSTKEVY